The genomic interval AGCAGGCGTCGATGGCCTCGGTGAACTTCCGCTGGCCGGACAGTGCGGCCCCCAGGGTGGTCAGACCGATCGCTTCACGTTGCCTGTCGCCCGCGGCGACGACCAGGGACAGGGCAACGGTGATGGTCGTGACCCAGTCTTCGTAGTAGTGCTGCTGGGAGAAGAAGTCGTTGAGGGCGTTCGCCAGGAACAGCGTGGCGGTGGGCTGGCCGAGTGAGGGGCCAGCGGTGACGGCGGCGACCAGGTTGGTGCGCTCGCGTTCCAGCCAGTCCAGGGCCTGGGCCCGGTTTTCGGGGGGTACCGAGGTGTCGCTGCGCTTGAGGTGTCCTACAGCCTGCTGGGTCAGTCCTGCGTACAGCGTGATGAGCCGTTTCATCGCCTCGGCTTGCTGGTCTTCGGCGGCGCTGGCTGCGGCGTGCTCGCCGGCGTAGAGGCGCAGCAGGTCGTGCATGGACCAGTGGTGGTCGCCGGTGGCGTCGATCAGGTGGGCGCGGGCGAGGTCGACGAGGAGGCGTCGCGTGATGGTGTGGTGCAGGCCGAGCATGTACGAGACGGCATCGGCACTCAGGTCGGTGCCGGGGGCGTGGGCCAGGAGCCGGAACGCGCGGGCCTGTGGTGCGGTCAGGTGCCGGTAGGAGAGGTCGAAGGCCGCCCGGATGGCCAGGGGGCTGCCGTCCGGGCCGGTGTCGGGGTAGTCGAGTGCGTCCAGGCGCACACGGGCGTCCTCCAGGTCGCTCACCTGGTCTGCGAGGGACCGGTCGGGCTCGTCGCGCAGGAGCGCCGCGGTGATGCGCAGCGCCAGCGGGAGGTATCCGCACAGGTGAGCCAGCCGGTGGGCGGCATCCGGCTGCGCTTGGACCCGGCCGTCGCCGGTCGTGCCGGCGCGCAGGGACTGGTCCAGCAGCTCCACTGCCTCGTCGAGGGGAAGAGGGCCCAGGTCCACGCGGTGCACGGGCAGGGCCGACAGGCTGTGCCGGGAGGTGATCAGGGCCCGGTGGGGGGCCGAGGGCAGTAGCTGGGAGGTCTGGGCGGCCGTACGGACGTTGTCGAACACGACGAGCACGGGCCGTTGCTGCCGCGCCAACTGGTCCAGCAGGTTGCGCCAGGCGTCGAGCTTTCCCTCAGCGGTGTCGGGGATGTCCTTGGCGCTCACTCCGAAGGCGCGGAGGAACCGGTCGGCCACCGCGCCGGGGTCCGCACTGGCGTCGGTGCTGTAGCCGCGCATGTCGGCGAAGAGAGTCCCGCCGGGGAACCACCTGCGCGCACGTGCCTGATGCGCGGCGTGGAGCGCGAGAGCGGTCTTGCCGATTCCTGCCATCCCGGCCACGGCCGACACGACGATCGTCGCCGACTCGTCTCCGCCCTGGCTGCCGGGTTCCAGCTGGTCCAGAACCTCGGTCAGAGCAGCGGAGCGGCCGGTGAATCCCGATGGCGCGGCTGGAAGGGTCATCGGCCCCTGTGCCGGCGTATCGGCGGTGGCGCGCGGCCGCCCCCCTCGGCCGCTGTTGCGCTCGCGCTGCGCCTCCGAGAGCAGTTCTTGCCACCAGGCCGGCGAACGCGGCGCGTAGGACGCGTTCCGGCGCTTGGCTTCGCTCTGCAAGAAGGCGGTGAGGACGAGGAAATAGCGCTGCTGTGCCGGCCCGGGTACAGCGGGGCCGGTCGTCCAGCCGCTGATGGCCGAATCACTGATCCTGATCGGAGGCCGCTGTTCGAGCCCGAGGCGCACCAACCGCTCCAGCGTCGGTCTTCCCGCCGCCTGGTGCGCCGCGTTGAGTTCCGCACGGAACCGATCCGTTTTCGCTCCCACCGGCTCCCTCCGCACTCTCGCTTCCAGGTATCAGCAGCCCTGGAAAAGACTCTGACACGCCACTTGAGCAGGCTAGTTGGCACAGCGTCAGGAGGTAGCCGCTTCGCTGGAAACCTCCTGGAAGGAGCGTCATGGCACCACCGCAGCTGCAACCGCGCAGCCGCTGTCGAAGGAGAAGACCATGAACCTCAGCGCGATCCGTGCCCGCCGCGCTCTACGCA from Streptomyces sp. NBC_01288 carries:
- a CDS encoding ATP-binding protein is translated as MGAKTDRFRAELNAAHQAAGRPTLERLVRLGLEQRPPIRISDSAISGWTTGPAVPGPAQQRYFLVLTAFLQSEAKRRNASYAPRSPAWWQELLSEAQRERNSGRGGRPRATADTPAQGPMTLPAAPSGFTGRSAALTEVLDQLEPGSQGGDESATIVVSAVAGMAGIGKTALALHAAHQARARRWFPGGTLFADMRGYSTDASADPGAVADRFLRAFGVSAKDIPDTAEGKLDAWRNLLDQLARQQRPVLVVFDNVRTAAQTSQLLPSAPHRALITSRHSLSALPVHRVDLGPLPLDEAVELLDQSLRAGTTGDGRVQAQPDAAHRLAHLCGYLPLALRITAALLRDEPDRSLADQVSDLEDARVRLDALDYPDTGPDGSPLAIRAAFDLSYRHLTAPQARAFRLLAHAPGTDLSADAVSYMLGLHHTITRRLLVDLARAHLIDATGDHHWSMHDLLRLYAGEHAAASAAEDQQAEAMKRLITLYAGLTQQAVGHLKRSDTSVPPENRAQALDWLERERTNLVAAVTAGPSLGQPTATLFLANALNDFFSQQHYYEDWVTTITVALSLVVAAGDRQREAIGLTTLGAALSGQRKFTEAIDACFQSQAIARELGDRRQEAGAWTTIGNAYRELHQMPQSEEACRKAATGFREVGDPASEAGALVNLGGTLVAMRGRAPEAVQVLHKALGLYEAAGDTHGMAFTLINLSSALCETGPSAEAVELCKMAVAILKVNDPHAAALALINLAVALKPDEHYQEAIDACQQALDLLRTTHSPHLKAQALARLGSSLPYADQYPEAIEALTGAISGFRESGDLHHLAESVNNLGVLLLGTGHPDEAIEPLTEAAAIHRQLGDAHREAKTLMVLARAHHGVQEFEETFEALIRAAALFHQAEDHSQEGQARIDQALILSNLWHDHHELVTPAAGEDNLQITPLPPGADGLPVLAINLALPAAATEEHHTETDTGLAHYLDRLGFNPLTHGIEQLPVSNQWIALISPIQNTADGPDQWLLTIVDPMGAVLFLRPLTIPDAWCVQAIDRALCLLTYDPASPTTSSNEQQQASATPHDNGLLLAAVIPLRAYDPTAQAPEEPGTSDPTHTETEGSPHPQ